The Nesterenkonia xinjiangensis genome contains a region encoding:
- a CDS encoding helix-turn-helix transcriptional regulator has protein sequence MVLLDTTPTTAVPRGRHRDSAARRVREVCCDAPSTAELIKGLRTPLHDALGMSGMLLSATDPDTLVLSTAAVIENLPEAMCAPWMHNEFLEADFNKFADLHRSAAKATTLHRVTQGNPELSPRHRDLNGPMGFGAELRTTFSRRGVCWGVGNFLRERREEDFAPEDLAWLERLRPVIAAGLQRCTVLDLRSDEVDCAPGVVTLDPLGQVVSMNDSAPQLLAELWAHAIDAGPQTKLPGEAYMIATLTRARARGHPRAGPPVTRLHGRSGRWLTIRGDHTLTPDGRLSCIVLVIEPSRPTEVMPLVVAAYGLTAREQEVLAELSNGRPTGEIATRLFISEHTVRDHIRSVLSKTGTASRGELLSLLFHHHAAPATQFTHA, from the coding sequence ATGGTGCTCCTCGACACCACTCCCACCACCGCCGTCCCTCGCGGAAGGCACCGGGACAGCGCCGCCAGGCGGGTCCGGGAGGTCTGTTGCGACGCGCCGAGCACGGCGGAGCTCATCAAGGGCCTGCGCACACCGCTCCATGACGCCCTGGGGATGTCGGGGATGCTGCTGAGCGCGACCGACCCGGACACGCTCGTCCTCTCCACCGCAGCCGTCATCGAGAACCTGCCCGAGGCGATGTGTGCACCGTGGATGCACAATGAGTTCCTTGAGGCGGACTTCAACAAGTTCGCGGACCTGCACCGCAGCGCCGCCAAGGCCACGACCCTGCACCGCGTCACTCAGGGCAACCCCGAGCTGAGCCCTCGCCACAGGGACCTCAACGGTCCCATGGGCTTCGGCGCCGAGCTGCGCACCACGTTCTCCCGGCGCGGGGTCTGCTGGGGCGTGGGCAATTTCCTTCGGGAGCGCCGGGAAGAGGACTTCGCACCAGAGGATCTGGCCTGGCTGGAGCGTCTGCGTCCGGTGATCGCCGCAGGGCTTCAACGCTGCACCGTTCTCGACCTGCGATCCGACGAAGTCGACTGCGCTCCCGGAGTCGTGACGCTCGACCCGCTAGGTCAGGTGGTCTCCATGAACGACAGCGCGCCTCAACTTCTCGCTGAGCTCTGGGCGCACGCGATCGACGCCGGCCCTCAGACCAAGCTGCCGGGCGAGGCCTACATGATCGCCACGCTGACCCGCGCCCGGGCTCGGGGACATCCGAGGGCCGGGCCCCCGGTGACAAGGCTGCACGGTCGGTCCGGACGGTGGCTGACGATCCGAGGCGATCACACGCTGACTCCGGATGGACGACTCTCTTGCATCGTCCTCGTCATCGAACCGTCACGGCCCACTGAGGTCATGCCCCTGGTGGTCGCAGCCTATGGCCTCACCGCGCGCGAGCAGGAGGTGCTCGCCGAGCTGTCGAACGGCCGGCCCACCGGCGAGATCGCCACGCGGCTCTTCATCTCTGAGCATACGGTGCGCGATCACATCAGGTCTGTGCTCTCCAAGACCGGCACCGCCTCACGCGGGGAGCTGCTGAGCCTGCTGTTCCACCATCATGCTGCCCCGGCCACGCAGTTCACCCACGCCTGA
- the mgrA gene encoding L-glyceraldehyde 3-phosphate reductase yields the protein MSHARHLAAEDRYEHLDYRRVGRSGLVLPPLSLGMWHNFGDDVAFQRQRDIVRFAFDSGITHFDLANNYGPPPGSAEVNFGRLMREDLSPYRDELIISTKAGWSMHPGPYGGPGGSRKYLLSSLDASLERMGLDYVDIFYSHRPDAGTPLEESMAALDTAVRSGRALYAGISSYSPEDTRRATAILRDLGTPLLIHQPSYSMFNRWIEHDGLLDTVEDEGVGVIAFSALAQGMLTEKYLDGVPSDSRAATKPSFRDGFLSQENLTRIRALHAIAQRRGQSLAQMALAWALRDERVTSLVIGASRVEQLQQNLAALRSPAFSEQELAEIDQHAVDAGIDIWGDARRSTAS from the coding sequence ATGAGCCACGCCCGTCATCTCGCCGCCGAGGATCGTTACGAGCACCTGGACTACCGCCGGGTCGGTCGGTCAGGGCTGGTGCTTCCGCCGCTGTCCCTGGGGATGTGGCACAACTTCGGCGACGACGTCGCCTTCCAGCGTCAGCGCGACATCGTCCGGTTCGCCTTCGACTCCGGGATCACCCATTTCGATCTGGCGAACAACTACGGTCCGCCTCCGGGGTCCGCGGAGGTCAACTTCGGGCGCCTGATGCGGGAGGACCTCTCCCCGTACCGGGACGAGCTGATCATCTCCACCAAGGCCGGCTGGAGCATGCATCCAGGACCGTACGGAGGCCCCGGCGGAAGCCGCAAATATCTGCTCTCCAGCCTGGACGCCTCTCTGGAGCGGATGGGCCTGGACTACGTGGACATCTTCTACTCGCACCGGCCGGATGCGGGCACTCCGCTCGAGGAGTCCATGGCCGCATTGGACACGGCTGTCCGCTCCGGCAGGGCGCTGTATGCAGGCATCTCCTCCTATTCGCCGGAGGACACTCGCCGGGCCACGGCCATCCTCCGGGACCTCGGCACCCCGCTGCTGATCCACCAGCCCTCGTATTCGATGTTCAACCGCTGGATCGAGCACGACGGACTGCTGGACACCGTGGAGGACGAGGGCGTGGGCGTGATCGCCTTCAGCGCCCTGGCCCAGGGCATGCTCACCGAGAAGTATCTCGACGGCGTCCCCTCGGACTCCCGCGCGGCGACGAAGCCTTCGTTCCGAGATGGGTTCCTCAGCCAGGAGAACCTCACGCGGATCCGCGCTCTGCACGCGATCGCTCAGCGGCGCGGCCAGTCGCTCGCCCAGATGGCACTGGCCTGGGCACTGCGCGACGAGCGGGTCACCTCCCTGGTGATCGGCGCCAGCCGGGTGGAGCAGCTGCAGCAGAATCTGGCGGCGCTGCGGTCCCCTGCGTTCAGCGAGCAGGAGCTGGCCGAGATCGACCAGCACGCCGTCGACGCAGGCATCGACATCTGGGGCGACGCGCGGCGCAGCACCGCCTCCTGA
- a CDS encoding HAD-IA family hydrolase, giving the protein MAAPGPSPVITARAALLDMDGTLVDSRAVVEKLWLRWADQHGLDHDTVLRTVHGRQGHESMAILLPDRSAEENHRENQQMLATESVDTGGIISIGGAAELLDALQELPHALVTSADARLAIARMEAAGLRVPEHRITAEDVTASKPSPEGFLQAAERLGVAPGECVVFEDSQAGVEAGLAAGMPVVGVGAHAAAHGPTCAVEDLTDLRIAVEDDGGFTVLLDDGPSAHEVQ; this is encoded by the coding sequence ATGGCTGCCCCCGGCCCCTCACCCGTCATCACCGCCCGCGCCGCGCTGCTGGACATGGACGGGACGCTCGTGGATTCCCGTGCGGTCGTGGAGAAGCTGTGGCTGCGCTGGGCGGACCAGCACGGGCTGGACCATGACACGGTGCTGCGGACCGTCCACGGGCGGCAGGGCCACGAGTCCATGGCGATCCTGCTTCCGGATCGCTCGGCGGAGGAGAACCATCGCGAGAACCAGCAGATGCTGGCCACCGAATCCGTTGACACCGGCGGAATAATCTCCATCGGTGGTGCGGCCGAGCTCTTGGACGCGCTGCAGGAGCTGCCGCACGCGCTGGTGACCTCGGCCGACGCGCGCCTGGCCATCGCCCGGATGGAGGCCGCCGGGCTGCGCGTTCCGGAGCACCGCATCACCGCTGAGGACGTGACCGCCAGCAAGCCCTCGCCTGAGGGCTTCCTCCAGGCGGCTGAGCGGCTCGGTGTGGCACCGGGAGAGTGCGTGGTCTTCGAAGACTCGCAAGCCGGCGTGGAGGCAGGGCTCGCCGCAGGCATGCCCGTCGTGGGCGTCGGCGCCCACGCGGCTGCCCACGGCCCCACGTGCGCGGTGGAGGACCTCACCGATCTGCGGATCGCAGTGGAGGACGACGGTGGCTTCACCGTCTTGCTGGACGACGGGCCCAGCGCCCACGAGGTGCAATAG
- the gshB gene encoding glutathione synthase, translated as MRLLFVTDPLETLQPDHDSTVAIMEAAQRRHAEVWVAGVADLVIDGIASAVWARPVRIAPAFRSRAGGSAARERWWRAGEQQRLELGMGDVVFMRVDPPVDDAYLRATYLLDAAVRAGALVLNAPRGLREANEKLTSLNLPDIVPSTVVTADVRDIRDALGRWRVAVAKPLDGAGGRGIIMMRDGDPGLTALIDLVTEQRTRQIVLQEFVPGVTEGDKRIFLLDGEPVGVVNRRAGAGDFRCNLAVGAMAESTTLDADDLEICRRLRPELECLGLVLVGIDVIGGRLTEVNVTSPTGIRDIERLSDERPSERILDWTMEKLAAGAQPIRPRQPERVEEEDACRPIISQTS; from the coding sequence ATGCGGCTACTCTTCGTCACCGATCCGCTCGAGACGTTGCAACCCGACCATGACTCGACGGTCGCGATCATGGAGGCCGCTCAGCGGCGGCACGCTGAGGTGTGGGTCGCCGGTGTGGCTGATCTGGTCATCGACGGCATCGCTTCGGCGGTGTGGGCTCGTCCAGTACGGATCGCGCCCGCGTTCCGTAGCAGAGCCGGCGGTTCCGCGGCGCGGGAACGATGGTGGCGGGCGGGCGAACAGCAGAGGCTCGAGCTCGGCATGGGTGACGTCGTCTTCATGCGAGTCGACCCGCCGGTCGACGACGCGTACCTGCGCGCCACGTACTTGCTCGACGCCGCAGTGCGGGCTGGCGCGCTCGTCCTGAACGCCCCACGTGGGCTACGCGAGGCCAACGAGAAGCTGACGTCGCTGAACCTCCCGGACATCGTGCCGAGCACCGTCGTCACCGCCGATGTCCGTGACATCCGCGATGCGCTCGGACGGTGGCGCGTGGCGGTGGCCAAACCCCTTGACGGTGCGGGCGGACGAGGGATTATCATGATGCGCGACGGCGATCCAGGACTCACGGCTCTGATCGACCTCGTCACCGAGCAGAGAACCCGGCAGATCGTGCTCCAAGAATTCGTTCCCGGCGTGACAGAGGGAGACAAACGGATCTTCCTCCTCGACGGAGAGCCGGTCGGGGTGGTCAATCGCAGGGCAGGAGCCGGAGATTTCCGATGCAACCTCGCCGTCGGAGCGATGGCCGAGTCGACAACTCTCGACGCCGACGACCTCGAGATCTGTCGCCGCCTGCGCCCCGAGCTGGAATGTCTCGGGCTCGTTCTGGTCGGCATCGACGTGATCGGCGGACGCCTGACCGAGGTCAACGTGACCAGCCCCACGGGCATTCGGGACATCGAGCGGCTGAGTGATGAGAGGCCGAGCGAACGCATCCTCGACTGGACCATGGAGAAGCTCGCTGCCGGGGCCCAGCCTATTCGACCACGTCAGCCCGAGAGGGTGGAAGAGGAGGACGCGTGTCGTCCGATCATCTCTCAGACCTCCTGA
- a CDS encoding oxidoreductase, which translates to MTPFSLADIPPMTGRTAVVTGANSGLGRATARVLAAKGARVVVAVRDLAKGREAVATMNGALDVHRLDLADLASVRTFAEDLDGPIDLLINNAGLMAPPLGRTADGFEVQFGTNHLGHFALTNLLLPRISERVVTVSSNGHRAGSIDFEDLNWEHRPYRAASAYGQSKLANLLFTAELQRRLTEVGSPVLATAAHPGMASTNLLRPPGKRPRLEAIQRRIAHLLAQSDDNGALPSLNAAVADIPGNSYVGPSGFLQGRGAPKLVTRSRKARDGDLARRLWTASEQLTGVAFSLTNATR; encoded by the coding sequence ATGACTCCCTTTTCTCTCGCTGACATCCCTCCCATGACAGGCCGCACCGCGGTCGTCACTGGCGCGAACAGCGGGCTCGGCCGCGCCACTGCCCGCGTACTTGCAGCTAAGGGAGCACGGGTCGTGGTAGCTGTGCGAGACCTTGCCAAAGGCCGCGAGGCGGTCGCGACGATGAACGGCGCCCTCGACGTTCATCGCCTCGACCTCGCCGACCTCGCTTCGGTCCGCACGTTCGCCGAGGACCTCGACGGGCCCATCGACCTGCTCATCAACAACGCGGGCCTGATGGCCCCGCCGCTCGGGCGCACCGCGGACGGGTTCGAGGTGCAGTTCGGGACCAACCACCTCGGGCACTTCGCGCTCACCAACCTACTCCTGCCGAGAATCAGTGAGCGAGTAGTCACTGTCTCCTCCAACGGCCACCGGGCAGGCTCGATCGACTTCGAGGATCTCAACTGGGAACACCGACCGTACCGCGCGGCGAGTGCATACGGGCAGTCCAAACTGGCCAACCTGCTGTTCACCGCGGAACTGCAACGCCGACTCACAGAGGTAGGCTCACCAGTGCTCGCCACCGCCGCGCACCCTGGCATGGCGTCCACGAACTTGCTGCGCCCGCCTGGCAAGCGGCCCAGGCTCGAGGCGATCCAACGACGGATCGCCCACCTGCTAGCCCAGAGCGACGACAACGGTGCGCTGCCTTCTCTCAACGCTGCCGTGGCGGACATTCCGGGCAACAGCTACGTAGGCCCGAGCGGGTTCCTCCAAGGTCGCGGCGCGCCGAAACTGGTCACCCGCTCTCGCAAGGCCCGCGACGGCGACCTCGCACGCCGCCTATGGACAGCCTCCGAGCAGCTCACCGGCGTTGCGTTCTCCCTCACGAACGCCACCCGGTGA
- a CDS encoding FAD-binding oxidoreductase — MTIHSFVRDVEHLAASCRGVVRLPTDGTEYLEACSGWNVAWTQRPAVLVGATSEGDVVHAVRYAADHDLTVAVQNTGHSVTVPADERTLLIVTGGLDQVSVDPQTQTATVGGGTTWNPVLADAQRQGLAPLLGSAPHVGTVGYSLGGGFGWLARKHGLAVDAVRSMRVVLADGRIVTTSPAEEPELFWAMCGTAGSGLGVVVEMTTALVPVEEVYAGNLFYPLDAAGEVFDRYLDWSGQAPAELTSAFNITAFPALDIVPPPLQGQTFVIVRGCWAGAPGSDADAGPRQLDTWRAWKPPLMDTWTSIPFARAAEISMDPVDPLPAASSGRWLSRLDRIVLDAMVEAVCGGEGPSPILFAEARHAGGAIRRDNPEVSFGARDGDRMLELVGLITDPVADTDLEHRIATIWRRLKELLAPLPGYLNFVEGHERVQASRHAFDADTLDRLRAAKRRFDPHDLFRHGIPLAGPG; from the coding sequence ATGACCATCCATTCTTTTGTCAGAGACGTCGAGCATCTCGCCGCGTCCTGCCGGGGCGTCGTCCGGCTGCCGACTGACGGGACGGAATACCTCGAGGCGTGTTCCGGGTGGAACGTCGCCTGGACCCAGCGTCCGGCGGTCCTGGTCGGCGCGACCTCAGAAGGCGACGTCGTGCATGCCGTGCGCTATGCCGCCGACCACGATCTCACTGTGGCGGTGCAGAACACCGGGCACAGCGTCACCGTGCCCGCCGACGAGCGCACCCTGCTCATCGTCACGGGTGGCCTCGATCAGGTCTCCGTCGATCCTCAGACGCAGACCGCGACGGTCGGCGGGGGGACCACGTGGAATCCGGTGCTCGCGGATGCGCAGCGGCAGGGCCTGGCACCCCTGCTGGGATCCGCCCCGCATGTCGGCACCGTGGGGTACAGCCTCGGTGGCGGCTTCGGCTGGCTCGCGCGCAAGCATGGTCTCGCCGTGGACGCCGTCCGGTCGATGCGTGTGGTCCTCGCCGACGGCCGGATCGTCACCACCTCGCCCGCGGAGGAGCCCGAGCTGTTCTGGGCGATGTGCGGGACTGCGGGCAGCGGCCTCGGCGTCGTCGTGGAGATGACGACCGCGCTGGTGCCAGTGGAGGAGGTGTACGCCGGGAACCTCTTCTATCCGCTTGACGCCGCCGGCGAGGTGTTCGACCGCTACCTCGACTGGTCAGGACAGGCGCCTGCCGAACTGACCAGTGCGTTCAACATCACCGCGTTCCCCGCTCTGGACATCGTGCCGCCGCCTCTTCAGGGGCAGACCTTCGTGATCGTGCGCGGCTGCTGGGCTGGAGCACCTGGGTCGGATGCTGACGCGGGGCCGCGACAGCTGGACACCTGGCGTGCGTGGAAGCCGCCTCTCATGGACACCTGGACGAGCATCCCCTTTGCCCGTGCGGCCGAGATCTCGATGGACCCGGTCGATCCGCTGCCGGCGGCCTCCAGCGGGCGTTGGCTCAGTCGGCTCGACCGCATCGTGCTGGATGCCATGGTCGAGGCCGTCTGCGGGGGCGAAGGTCCCTCACCGATCCTCTTCGCGGAGGCCCGGCACGCCGGAGGCGCGATCCGGCGCGACAATCCGGAGGTCAGCTTCGGTGCCCGGGACGGCGACCGGATGCTCGAACTGGTGGGGCTGATCACCGATCCTGTGGCGGACACGGACCTGGAGCACCGTATCGCCACGATCTGGCGGCGGCTCAAAGAGCTCCTCGCCCCGCTGCCCGGATACCTGAACTTCGTCGAGGGGCACGAACGGGTCCAGGCCTCTCGCCACGCGTTCGACGCCGACACGCTCGATCGCCTACGAGCTGCGAAACGTCGATTCGACCCGCACGACCTGTTTCGCCACGGGATCCCGCTCGCGGGCCCGGGCTGA
- a CDS encoding phosphotransferase family protein produces MDEVEVVVSHNERATLRVGDVYLKVDGDPEHTDVEIRAMAMAPIPTPQVLWHEPPVLAIAAVPGAALGVLGEPSPASQAAWSAAGAAVRRLHEAPLPPWPGRRLDDVADRLDRECAWLLDNGVLPAEVVRRNREIAEPALRPRKPVFIHGDLQLDHVFVDGDEVTGVIDWSEAAPGDAMFDLAILTLGHEERLDDLLAGYGTADVDREVIRAWWSLRSLTASRWLTEHGFDPDAPGCEFDVLRARMLDS; encoded by the coding sequence ATGGACGAGGTCGAAGTCGTCGTCTCCCACAACGAACGCGCCACGCTGCGCGTCGGAGACGTCTACCTGAAGGTCGACGGCGACCCGGAGCACACCGACGTCGAGATCCGCGCGATGGCGATGGCACCGATCCCCACCCCGCAGGTCCTCTGGCATGAGCCTCCGGTGCTCGCCATCGCCGCTGTGCCGGGCGCTGCTCTCGGCGTCCTCGGTGAACCGTCGCCTGCCTCGCAGGCGGCGTGGTCTGCGGCGGGCGCCGCCGTTCGCCGACTGCACGAGGCGCCGCTGCCGCCGTGGCCGGGTCGCAGGCTCGACGATGTGGCGGACCGGCTAGACCGGGAATGTGCGTGGCTGCTGGACAACGGCGTGCTGCCGGCCGAGGTGGTCCGGCGCAACCGCGAGATCGCAGAGCCCGCTCTGAGACCGCGGAAGCCGGTGTTCATCCACGGTGATCTTCAGCTCGACCACGTGTTCGTCGACGGCGATGAAGTCACCGGCGTCATCGACTGGTCCGAGGCCGCCCCCGGCGATGCCATGTTCGACCTCGCCATCCTGACGCTCGGACACGAGGAACGGCTGGACGACCTGCTCGCCGGCTACGGCACCGCCGATGTGGATCGCGAGGTGATCCGCGCCTGGTGGTCTCTGCGGAGCCTGACGGCGTCGCGCTGGCTGACCGAGCACGGCTTCGATCCGGACGCGCCGGGGTGCGAGTTCGACGTGCTCCGAGCCCGGATGCTGGACTCCTGA
- a CDS encoding cupin domain-containing protein, giving the protein MSSDHLSDLLNLVDVRATLSGMMTVDGRWTTRATTCDRLKLIGVVQGRVTLRTDDAVAVNLESGDVAVLYGRSWLELRGGGQTGLIREVAPPVGYAEDLTTDGAPAEVVIGGHVDLDETGQVVLAESLPPVMHLRGASSLAQRVQRSLRFLLEETTGGAAGSTFALRQYSQLLLLEALRSPAPTEDLPPGWLRVISDEQLRPAVAAIHSDPRSRWSLADLARAAHMSRTSFAERFRTAAGLPPRAYLTRWRMMLAQRSLRNLDVPVGVLADQLGYGSESAFSNAFKREVGVSPQNFRVRGRRPTLV; this is encoded by the coding sequence GTGTCGTCCGATCATCTCTCAGACCTCCTGAACCTCGTCGATGTGCGCGCGACCCTGTCCGGGATGATGACGGTCGATGGGCGTTGGACGACGCGCGCCACAACCTGTGACCGCCTGAAACTCATCGGAGTCGTGCAGGGGCGCGTCACACTCCGGACCGACGACGCGGTGGCCGTGAATCTCGAATCTGGTGACGTGGCGGTACTCTACGGCCGCTCCTGGCTGGAGCTGCGGGGCGGGGGACAGACGGGGTTGATACGCGAGGTCGCGCCGCCGGTCGGATACGCCGAAGACCTGACGACCGACGGCGCACCAGCAGAGGTCGTGATCGGCGGCCACGTCGATCTCGATGAGACCGGCCAGGTGGTCCTTGCCGAATCCCTCCCTCCCGTGATGCACCTTCGGGGCGCCTCGTCGCTGGCGCAGAGGGTGCAGCGCAGCCTTCGGTTCCTCCTGGAGGAGACCACGGGCGGCGCCGCGGGCTCGACATTCGCCTTGCGACAGTACAGTCAGCTCCTGCTGCTCGAGGCCCTTCGCTCACCAGCGCCAACGGAGGACCTGCCGCCCGGTTGGTTGCGCGTGATCTCCGACGAGCAGCTGCGGCCGGCCGTCGCTGCGATCCACTCAGATCCGCGCAGCCGGTGGTCACTGGCCGATCTCGCTCGCGCGGCGCATATGTCGCGAACGTCGTTCGCTGAGCGGTTCCGCACCGCAGCAGGACTCCCGCCGCGCGCGTACCTCACGCGATGGCGCATGATGCTCGCTCAGCGTTCTCTGCGGAACCTCGACGTGCCGGTGGGGGTCCTCGCCGACCAACTGGGTTACGGCTCCGAGAGCGCCTTCTCGAACGCCTTCAAGCGCGAAGTAGGGGTCTCCCCTCAGAATTTTCGCGTCCGCGGGCGCCGTCCGACGCTCGTCTAA
- a CDS encoding glutathione S-transferase family protein, with product MILYDANAPGPNPTTVRLFAHERGGLDFDVVTIDLVGLENRRRAYLTEISARGEVPALRLDDGTVLTEITAICGYFDEMARGGRRLCGETAQERAIIHMWTRRAYLEVVLPFVNHWRGSEAAENAYRGHRILQPEARRSNRLLAERGLNQFDDDLDGKDFIAGNDISMADILLFAFMATNIEGEGTTWLNVPQRPHVAAWYERMRVRESAAKMLVSLAPHFQN from the coding sequence ATGATCCTTTACGACGCCAACGCCCCGGGTCCGAACCCGACCACGGTCCGACTCTTCGCTCACGAGCGCGGAGGGCTCGACTTCGACGTGGTCACCATCGACCTCGTGGGCCTTGAGAACCGACGGCGTGCCTATCTCACGGAGATTAGCGCTCGAGGCGAGGTGCCGGCGCTCCGCCTCGACGACGGGACGGTCCTGACCGAAATCACTGCCATCTGCGGCTACTTCGACGAGATGGCACGAGGTGGCAGGAGACTCTGCGGCGAGACCGCGCAGGAACGGGCCATCATTCACATGTGGACGCGGCGCGCATACCTCGAGGTGGTCTTACCGTTCGTGAACCATTGGCGCGGCAGTGAGGCCGCGGAGAACGCGTACCGTGGGCACCGCATCCTTCAGCCTGAGGCTAGGCGAAGCAATCGGCTGCTTGCCGAGCGCGGCCTGAATCAGTTCGACGACGACCTCGACGGAAAGGATTTCATCGCGGGAAATGACATCTCCATGGCCGATATCCTGCTTTTCGCCTTCATGGCGACAAACATCGAAGGAGAAGGCACGACGTGGCTCAATGTGCCCCAGCGGCCTCACGTAGCTGCATGGTACGAGCGTATGCGTGTGCGTGAATCCGCCGCGAAGATGCTCGTCTCCCTCGCCCCACACTTCCAGAACTGA
- a CDS encoding TetR family transcriptional regulator, with product MTETNERAYHHGRLHVALLVAAERTVREQGVDQLSLRELAREVGVSHAAPRRHFPDRQALLDALAVTGFERLDAQLRAASPDAEEGFGFRLRATVAAYIRFATDNAALLELMFTSKHRSGADHVIAAAIPAFTLMDELITQGQEAGELAAGDPEQIGIVLFATMQGIATLMNGDMVKRELLDGLVDKAAEQFLRGARPL from the coding sequence GTGACTGAGACGAACGAGCGGGCCTACCATCACGGGCGACTTCATGTGGCTTTGCTCGTTGCTGCAGAACGCACCGTGCGCGAGCAGGGGGTCGATCAGCTGTCCCTGCGTGAGCTGGCCCGGGAAGTCGGCGTGAGCCATGCCGCGCCGCGCCGCCACTTCCCTGACCGACAGGCCCTGCTCGATGCCCTTGCCGTGACGGGCTTCGAACGTCTGGACGCGCAGCTGCGCGCGGCCAGTCCTGACGCGGAAGAGGGCTTCGGATTCCGTCTAAGGGCCACCGTGGCGGCTTACATCCGCTTCGCTACCGACAACGCGGCGCTGTTGGAGCTGATGTTCACCAGCAAACATCGGTCGGGCGCCGATCACGTCATAGCGGCCGCGATCCCGGCCTTCACCTTGATGGATGAGTTGATCACGCAGGGCCAGGAAGCAGGCGAACTCGCTGCTGGAGATCCCGAGCAGATCGGCATCGTGCTTTTCGCCACTATGCAGGGCATCGCCACGCTGATGAACGGCGACATGGTGAAACGAGAACTGCTCGACGGGCTCGTGGACAAAGCAGCCGAACAGTTTCTGCGCGGTGCGCGCCCCTTGTGA
- a CDS encoding Atu4866 domain-containing protein, producing MAMTTKFPAFTDVGLAAVRAGTGRPLLLTNATVHTFDPLIGSMPDADVLIGADVIVGVGPGIVNAAEDDGAVVIDATGTMILPARLDLAAALGSRRRGCGAGTLSPGSAADLIVVDDALTPNPAAALDVAATCPERVRALLMGGVPVHWAGLAIGDERTKDRPLDRRVVDLQRVGAWVDTEGFLCQELTADGRYDETRGGRPHAFQGRYWVDGDRIDYLDDLGFWAFGRFDGDTLHHAGYTMHRKDDR from the coding sequence ATGGCCATGACAACGAAATTTCCTGCATTCACCGATGTCGGGCTGGCTGCCGTGCGCGCTGGCACCGGCCGGCCCCTGCTCCTGACGAACGCAACTGTTCACACTTTCGACCCTCTGATCGGCTCGATGCCTGACGCGGATGTACTCATCGGTGCAGATGTGATCGTGGGGGTGGGTCCCGGCATCGTCAACGCTGCGGAGGATGATGGCGCGGTCGTCATCGATGCGACCGGAACCATGATCTTGCCCGCTCGGCTGGACCTGGCCGCGGCGCTCGGAAGCAGAAGGCGTGGCTGTGGGGCCGGCACGCTTTCACCCGGTTCCGCAGCTGACCTGATCGTTGTCGACGATGCGCTCACCCCGAATCCAGCCGCGGCGTTGGATGTCGCGGCGACTTGTCCCGAGAGAGTACGTGCGCTCCTGATGGGCGGGGTGCCGGTGCATTGGGCGGGACTCGCCATCGGTGACGAGCGGACGAAGGATCGGCCTCTCGACCGGCGCGTGGTGGACCTGCAGCGGGTGGGAGCCTGGGTCGACACCGAGGGCTTCCTGTGTCAGGAGCTCACCGCGGACGGCCGATATGACGAGACCCGCGGCGGGCGGCCGCATGCCTTCCAGGGGCGCTACTGGGTGGACGGCGATCGCATCGACTATCTGGATGACCTGGGCTTCTGGGCCTTCGGCCGGTTCGACGGCGACACCCTCCACCACGCCGGCTACACCATGCACCGAAAGGACGACCGATGA
- a CDS encoding ASCH domain-containing protein, whose product MNDRRVLEAAHDAASGLGPGSTHTVASAAIDVSGRIHTGVNVLHFAAQYHDDVAAGRKTVTVRLDDPQRIGPVTMVFEDAEAEGYRILHGVVETIEQRTFGELTPEDVRRENAPSLEALHAGLRTHYPHITDDALVDVVGFRLR is encoded by the coding sequence ATGAACGATCGCCGGGTGCTCGAAGCCGCCCATGACGCCGCCTCCGGACTCGGTCCTGGCAGCACCCATACCGTGGCCTCCGCCGCGATCGACGTCTCCGGGCGGATCCACACCGGAGTCAACGTCCTCCACTTCGCCGCCCAGTATCACGACGACGTCGCCGCAGGTCGGAAGACCGTCACGGTCCGGCTCGACGATCCCCAGCGGATCGGGCCGGTGACCATGGTCTTCGAGGACGCGGAGGCCGAGGGCTACCGCATCCTGCACGGCGTGGTCGAGACCATCGAGCAGAGAACCTTCGGCGAGCTGACGCCTGAGGACGTGCGCCGGGAGAACGCGCCCAGCCTGGAAGCGCTGCACGCAGGTCTGCGCACGCACTATCCGCACATCACGGATGACGCCCTCGTCGACGTCGTCGGTTTCCGGCTGCGCTGA